Within the Candidatus Methylomirabilota bacterium genome, the region TCCGTCTCCTCCACGCGGATGGCGACGTTGGTGCGCCGCTCCTTCCACAGCCGCTCGCGGAGCTGGGTGGAGGTGACGAAGCGCCCTTCCTTGCCCGAGAACGGCGAGATGTTCGAGGAGTAGAGCATGGAGACGGTGGGCTCGTCGATGTGCATGACGGGCAGGGCCACCGGATTCTCCGCGTCCGCGATGGTCTCGCCGATCTCCACGCTGTCGATGCCCGCCACCGCCACCAGCTCGCCCGCGGTGGCCTCGGGGATCTCCACGCGCTTGAGCCCCTCGTAGCCGTAGAGCACGGTCACCTTGCCGGGCTCCACGCTGCCGTCGCGGTGGACCACGGCCACGCGGTCGGCCTGGCGGATGCGGCCGCTGACGATGCGGCCGATCACGAGGCGCCCCACATAGTCGTCCCAGTCGAGCGAGGTCGCCCGGAGCTGGAGTCCCGCGCTCTCCTCGAACTGCGGCGGCGGGATCGTGGCCACGAGTGTCTCGAAGAGCGGGGCGAGAGTCTTCCCCTCCTCCTCGAGCGAGCGCTTGGCGATGCCCTTGCGCGCGTCGGTGTAGAGGACCGGGAACTCGAGCTGATCCTCGGTGGCGTCGAGGTCGATGAAGAGGTCGTAGACCTCGTCCAGCACCTGGGCGGCGCGCGCATCCTGGCGGTCGATCTTGTTGATGACCACCACCGGCGTGAGCTTGGCCTCCAGCGCCTTCTTCAGCACGAAGCGCGTCTGCGGTAGGGGCCCTTCCGCGGCATCCACGAGGAGCAGCACCCCGTCCACGAGGGTGAGCGTCCGCTCCACCTCGCCCCCGAAGTCGGCGTGGCCGGGCGTGTCCACGATGTTGATCTTCACGTCCTTGTAGTGAATGGACGTGTTCTTCGCCATGATCGTGATGCCCTTCTCGCGCTCGAGGTCGATCGAGTCCATGACCCGCTCGGCCACGTGCTCGTTGGCGCGGAAGATGCCCGACTGCCACAGCATGGCATCCACGAGGGTGGTCTTGCCGTGGTCGACGTGGGCGATGATGGCGACGTTACGGATGTCCGGCCGCTGCTGATTCACCTCATCACTGTAGCACGGCCCGGCGCGGATGCCGCGCTGCGGCAGAGGCTGGCAATGCCCCCGTCATGGGGGCATAATGACCCGTCTCATGCCCACACCCGGTTGACAGGAGGACTCCCGTGCGACTGAACGCCCTCGTGACGATTGCCTGTGCGCTCATGCTCGCGACCGCCCTGGCCGGGACGAGCATGACCGCGCTCGCCCAGACGCCCAAACCCGCCGAACCAGCGAAAGGATTCAGGCCCGTGAAGCAGACTGCCGTGATCACCATGGAGAAGGGCGGCGAGATCGTCATCGAGTTCTATCCGGCGGATGCCCCCAAGACCGTCGAGAACTTCGTCAAGCTCACCAACAAGGGCTTCTACAACGGCCTGACGTTCCATCGCCGGGAAGAGGGCTTCGTGATCCAGGGCGGCGATCCCAAGGGCAATGGCATGGGTGGCCCCGGCTACACCATCCCCGCCGAGTTCAACAAGCAGAAGCACGTGCGCGGCGCGGTGGCGATGGCGCGGACGCAGGATCCTAACTCCGCGGGCAGCCAGTTCTACATCTGCCTGGCCACCGCGAACTTCCTCGACGGCCAGTACACCGTGTTCGGCATCGTCACCAAGGGCATGGACGTGGTGGACAAGGTCAAGGTGGGCGACAAGATGAAGACCGTGAAGATCGTCGAGGTCGCGCAGTAGCAATGGCCTGGTCGGTCCTCGTCAAGGGCGGCACGGTGGTGGACGGCACCGGCGCGCCGGCCGTCCGGGCCGACGTCGCCCTCGAGGGCGACCGCATCGTGGCCATCGGGCCTGATCTCGCCGGCGACGCCGCGCGCACCATCGACGCGAAGGGGTTGATGGTCGCGCCGGGCTTCATCGACATCCACTCCCACTCTGACCTCGTCTATCACACCTGCCCTTCGGCGGAGTCCAAGGTGCGGCAGGGCGTCACCACGGAGGTGGTGGGGATGTGCGGCTTCTCGCCCGCGCCCATCGCCCCCGGCCGCGTCGAGATGGTGCGCGACTGGATGGGCGGCATCGGCGAGAAGCCGGACGCGACCTGGCACAGCTTCACCGAGTATCTCGAGCATCTGAGAAGGTTGGGGCTTTCCGTGAACGTCGCCCAGTTCGTGGGTCACGGTGCCCTGCGTCTCGCCACCGCAGGCGCGGACGCGCGCCCGGTGACGCCGGACGAGCAGCAGCAGATGGAGCGTCTGCTCGACGAGGCCATGGACGCGGGCGCCTTCGGCTACTCCACCGGCCTCGTCTATGCGCCCAGCGTGTTCAGTAACACGGAAGAGCTGATCTCCCTCGCGAAAAGACTGGCGGTGAGGCGCGGGCTCTATTTCTCCCACATCCGAGGAGAAGCGGGCACGCTCGAGACCGCGCTGGAGGAAGCCATCCGCATCGGCGAGACCGCCGGCGTCCCCGTGCAGGTGGCCCACGTGAAGGCGGCGGGGCGCGAGAACTGGGGCAAGATGGACCGCGCCCTCCGCATGTTCGACACCGCCCGCGCCCGCGGCGTGGACGTCACCGGCGACGTGTATCCCTATCCCGCGGGCAGCACCAAGATGGACAGCCTCCTGCCCGGCTGGATGCAGGACGGCGGCATCGCCAAGCTGCTCGAGCGTCTCGCCGATCCCAAGGCCCGCGAGCGTGCCATCAAGGATTGCCTGGTGGGCGGCGAGCGCTGGGGCTCCGCGTCGGGCTCGACCGGCTTCGACGAGATTCTGATCGCCAGCTGCTCCAAGCGCGAGCTCGAGGGCATCACCCTCGCCGAGCTGGCGCGGCGCACCGGCCGCGAGCCCGCCCACGCCATGATGGACCTCGTGCTCTCCGAGCACGCCACCGTGGCCATGATCTCGTTCTCCCAGAGCGAGGAGAACGTGGCCAACGCCACGGCCTACGCCCACTCCATGATCGGCTCGGACTCGCTGTCGCTCCACGCCGGGCCGGGGCCCCATCGCGGCATGCCGCATCCCCGCAGCTACGGGACCTTCCCGCGCGTGCTGGGCCGCTTCGTGCGCGAGCGGCGGCTCTTCTCGTGGGAGACGGCGGTGCAGAAGATGACGGGCATGCCCGCGGCCAAGCTGCGTCTGAAGAACCGCGGGCTCCTGCGTCCCGGCTTCGCCGCCGATCTGGCGCTGTTCGACCCCGCCACCGTGCAAGACGAGGCCACGTTCCCCGCGCCGCATCAGCATCCCACCGGCCTGCCCTACGTCATCGTCAACGGCTGGGTGGTGGTGGACGGGCCGCGCTTCCATGCGGTGCCGGCGGGCCGGGTGCTGACACCCTGACGCGAGCCGCGCCGCCGCGTGACCGAGCCCACGTATCTCTACCTGACCACGAAGGGGCGCGTCACCGGGCGGCCGCGCGAGATCGAGATCTGGTTCACGCGGTACGAGGGGCGCTACTACCTCGTGGCCGAGCATCGCGAGAAGACGCAGTGGGTGCAGAATCTCCGCGCGAACTCGCACGTGCAGGTGCGGGTGGGGGAAGCGCATTTCCCCGCCCGCGCCCGGGTGGTCACGGAGCCCGGGCTCGTGCGGGAGATCCGCGCGCGCTCGGAGAAGAAGTACGGCTGGGGTGACGGCTTGGTCGTAGAGCTCGCGCCGGCTGGCCCCGCGCACGAGCATCACGACATAGAGACGACCCGATGACCCGACGCCTCATCATCACCCTCGCCGCGGTGGTCGCGCTGACCGCTGTCCTTCTCCCGGGGCATGCGCTCACGCAGACCTCGGTCATCCTCTCCACCACCACGAGCACCCAGGATTCCGGCCTGCTCGACGTGCTGGTGCCCATGTTCGAGAAGAAGTCGGGGCTCACGGTGAAGACGATCTCGGTGGGCACCGGCCAGGCGCTCGCCCTGGCCGCCCGCGGCGAGGCGGATGTGACGCTGGCGCATGCGCCCGCGCTGGAGAAGAAGTACGTCGAGGAGGGCAAGATGCTGAACCGCCGCCTCGTCATGTACAACGACTTCATCATCATCGGGCC harbors:
- a CDS encoding D-aminoacylase: MAWSVLVKGGTVVDGTGAPAVRADVALEGDRIVAIGPDLAGDAARTIDAKGLMVAPGFIDIHSHSDLVYHTCPSAESKVRQGVTTEVVGMCGFSPAPIAPGRVEMVRDWMGGIGEKPDATWHSFTEYLEHLRRLGLSVNVAQFVGHGALRLATAGADARPVTPDEQQQMERLLDEAMDAGAFGYSTGLVYAPSVFSNTEELISLAKRLAVRRGLYFSHIRGEAGTLETALEEAIRIGETAGVPVQVAHVKAAGRENWGKMDRALRMFDTARARGVDVTGDVYPYPAGSTKMDSLLPGWMQDGGIAKLLERLADPKARERAIKDCLVGGERWGSASGSTGFDEILIASCSKRELEGITLAELARRTGREPAHAMMDLVLSEHATVAMISFSQSEENVANATAYAHSMIGSDSLSLHAGPGPHRGMPHPRSYGTFPRVLGRFVRERRLFSWETAVQKMTGMPAAKLRLKNRGLLRPGFAADLALFDPATVQDEATFPAPHQHPTGLPYVIVNGWVVVDGPRFHAVPAGRVLTP
- a CDS encoding nitroreductase/quinone reductase family protein, whose product is MTEPTYLYLTTKGRVTGRPREIEIWFTRYEGRYYLVAEHREKTQWVQNLRANSHVQVRVGEAHFPARARVVTEPGLVREIRARSEKKYGWGDGLVVELAPAGPAHEHHDIETTR
- a CDS encoding GTP-binding protein, producing MNQQRPDIRNVAIIAHVDHGKTTLVDAMLWQSGIFRANEHVAERVMDSIDLEREKGITIMAKNTSIHYKDVKINIVDTPGHADFGGEVERTLTLVDGVLLLVDAAEGPLPQTRFVLKKALEAKLTPVVVINKIDRQDARAAQVLDEVYDLFIDLDATEDQLEFPVLYTDARKGIAKRSLEEEGKTLAPLFETLVATIPPPQFEESAGLQLRATSLDWDDYVGRLVIGRIVSGRIRQADRVAVVHRDGSVEPGKVTVLYGYEGLKRVEIPEATAGELVAVAGIDSVEIGETIADAENPVALPVMHIDEPTVSMLYSSNISPFSGKEGRFVTSTQLRERLWKERRTNVAIRVEET
- a CDS encoding peptidylprolyl isomerase — encoded protein: MRLNALVTIACALMLATALAGTSMTALAQTPKPAEPAKGFRPVKQTAVITMEKGGEIVIEFYPADAPKTVENFVKLTNKGFYNGLTFHRREEGFVIQGGDPKGNGMGGPGYTIPAEFNKQKHVRGAVAMARTQDPNSAGSQFYICLATANFLDGQYTVFGIVTKGMDVVDKVKVGDKMKTVKIVEVAQ